A genome region from Coleofasciculaceae cyanobacterium includes the following:
- a CDS encoding metal-sensitive transcriptional regulator — MIKKVDSSRSSLINTSNISPHVHDEESLRQIINRLSRIEGHVRGIKTMVSEHRPCPEVLNQIAAVKGAITSVAKIILEDHLEECIVRAADRGNLEAEIKELKDALNRFLP; from the coding sequence ATGATTAAAAAAGTAGACTCTTCTAGAAGTTCTTTGATTAATACCTCCAATATTTCGCCTCATGTTCATGATGAAGAATCTTTAAGACAAATTATTAATCGTTTATCTCGTATTGAAGGTCATGTTCGTGGCATTAAGACCATGGTAAGTGAACATCGTCCTTGTCCAGAGGTTCTCAATCAAATTGCAGCAGTAAAAGGAGCAATCACTAGCGTAGCTAAAATTATTTTGGAAGATCATCTTGAAGAGTGTATAGTTCGTGCAGCAGATCGCGGTAATTTAGAAGCAGAAATAAAAGAATTAAAAGACGCTTTGAATCGATTTTTACCCTAA